One part of the Rutidosis leptorrhynchoides isolate AG116_Rl617_1_P2 chromosome 1, CSIRO_AGI_Rlap_v1, whole genome shotgun sequence genome encodes these proteins:
- the LOC139852803 gene encoding F-box protein At2g21930-like, whose translation MSIDYIPFDIQTEILKRLGVKSLIRFRSVSKAWKSLIDSPKFVASYGIDRIQTHHILIPYLRVPTFMYMSFVDHDDTFLFDQTNVRVLPTEHNICGVRILGSSHGLFCLDCDTKCDGVYFGVCPVTRDPKLVRITICDLKWLVDIYTVSSGSWRKITNNLPRGTIEDCSDNVVTDKIIYLYAVDTTIDTKVIVAFDLTSEEFTIIGIPNHITHLKIFKLRDTLVFHEYDKLVCEVWMLNNDVSKTFTKLYKITTSFLYKVKGFTNSGTPIIEKMGADYLPDGLYVYEPNSECVTKIVIEEAGYELERYGYDVYTYHETLLLLDR comes from the exons ATGTCGATTGACTACATCCCTTTTGATATCCAAACAGAAATCTTAAAAAGACTTGGTGTCAAGTCTTTAATTCGATTCAGATCCGTGTCAAAAGCATGGAAGTCTTTGATCGATAGCCCAAAGTTTGTTGCTAGTTACGGCATCGACCGCATTCAAACCCATCATATACTTATACCGTACCTAAGAGTGCCAACTTTTATGTATATGTCCTTTGTTGATCATGATGACACTTTCTTGTTTGATCAAACTAATGTTCGTGTGCTTCCAACAGAACATAATATTTGTGGTGTCAGAATACTCGGCAGCTCCCACGGCTTGTTCTGTTTGGATTGTGATACTAAATGCGATGGTG TATATTTTGGCGTTTGTCCTGTCACTCGTGACCCTAAACTTGTTAGAATTACCATATGTGATTTGAAGTGGCTTGTAGATATTTATACAGTAAGTTCAGGCAGCTGGAGGAAGATTACTAACAATCTGCCACGTGGAACAATTGAAGATTGTTCGGATAATGTAGTTACAGATAAGATTATCTACTTGTATGCTGTTGACACGACTATTGATACGAAAGTTATCGTTGCGTTTGATTTGACAAGTGAAGAATTTACTATAATTGGGATCCCAAATCATATAACACATCTTAAGATCTTCAAGCTAAGAGACACTCTTGTGTTTCATGAATATGACAAACTAGTCTGTGAAGTATGGATGTTGAACAATGATGTGTCAAAAACGTTTACAAAGCTATACAAGATTACGACATCGTTTCTATACAAGGTTAAGGGATTCACAAATAGTGGCACACCTATAATTGAAAAAATGGGAGCCGATTACTTGCCGGATGGACTTTATGTATATGAACCCAACTCAGAATGTGTCACTAAGATTGTGATTGAGGAAGCAGGAT